Part of the Oscillospiraceae bacterium genome, AATTTTAGCGCCGAGTTTTTCGTCGTAAAGCAAATGGAAATGCAGGTGTAAAACGCTCTGTCCGGCTTTTTCACCGCAGTTGTTGATTACACGGTAACTGTCGATACCGAGTTGTCTCGCAATCTTCGGAATCGCCTCGAACACCGCCGCAACCGCGCCGGAGTTGTCGGCATTGATCGCATTGGCACAGCAGATATGCTGTTTCGGAACCACCAGAACATGGATTTTGGCCTGCGGGTTGATGTCGTAAAAGGCGAAAATTGTGTCGTCTTCATAGACCTTTTTGCTCGGAATCTCACCGGCAATGATTTTGCAGAAAATACAGTCCATAATGTACCCCCTATTTACCTGCGGATATGATATTCTTCGCTTCTGAAAGCGCCTTATCAATTAAATTCATGTCTTTTGCACCGGCCATTGCGAAATCGGGGCGACCGCCGCCGTTTCCGCCGGTGACCTGCGCGACCGCACGGGCAATATTGCCGGCTTTGAGACCGCTTTCAACCGCTTTTTTGGAGCATCCGACCGCGAACAGGCATTTGCCCTCGGCAATACCGGCTAAAACGGCCACCAGTTTTCCGTCACCGGAACGGTCGGTCAGTTTCTCGATCATTTCTTGCAGCATCGGGGCGTCGCTGTCTTCAAGGCGAGCGGTAATCAATGATATATCATTGATTTTAACCGCACCGGAGACCATGGCGTCGATCTGAATCATCGCGAACGAAGAACGCAGCTTGTTGAACTTTTGGGTCTGCTCGCGGTTCTCTTCAAGTAGATGTGCGATTTTATCGGGAATACCTGCGCTGTCTTTGAGTTTCAGTTGTTCGCTGACAGTGTCGAGTAATTTTTGTTTTTCCGCGAAATAGTCAAGCAGATTTTCTCCGGTAACCGCTTCAATACGGCGAACGCCGGCCGCGACCGAACTCTCGGAGATGATTTTAAAGGCACCGATTTTAGCGGTGTTGTCAACGTGGGTGCCGCCGCAGAGTTCTGTGGAAAATCCCTTGACCGCGACCACACGGACGGTTGAGCCGTATTTTTCGCCGAACAGCGCCATCGCACCGATTTCACGCGCTTTATCGATCGGCATTTCGGTCACCGTGACGGGCAGTGCGGCAAAAATGGCGTCGTTTACGAGGGTTTCGATTTTTTGAAGTTCTTCTGTCGAAACGGCGGAGAAGTGACAGAAGTCAAAACGCATGCGGTGTTCGTCGACTAATTGTCCGGCTTGATGGACGTGATCGCCAAGAACCTTACGCAGCGCCGCTTGAAGCAGATGCGCAGAGGTGTGGTTGCGCATGGTGGCGAGAATTCGTTTGTCCTCGACTTGGGCATGCGCTTTTCCGGCTGAAATCATACCGCTTTGAACAAATCCGTGGTGCAGAAGCTGTCCGCCCGGAGCTTTTTTGGTATCGGTGACTTCAAAGATGCCGCCGTCCTGCGTGATGATGCCCTTGCTGCCGACCTGTCCGCCGCTTTCGCCGTAGAATGGCGATCTATCGCAGATGACGACGCACTTTTCGCCTTCCATCGCGGCGGAAACAGAGTCGCCGTCTCCAATTAAGACAAGGATGTTGCAGTCGAATTCGGTCTGTGTATAACCGACAAATTCGGTCGCGGGTTGTGCCGCAACGGCTTCGTTGGTCTCCCAGCCCAAAATGGCGGAGTTGGTTCTGGCGGAACGGGCGGTCTCGCGCTGTTTTTCCATCAGCACTTTAAAACCGTCCATATCGATGGTGATGTTACGTTCCTCGGCGATCTCTCGGGTCAGATCAATCGGGAAGCCGAAGGTGTCATAGAGTTTAAAAGCATCGACGCCGTCTAAAACGGTTTTCCCGGCTTCTTCAAGATCGGAAAGCAATTCGTCGAGCATCTGGCTACCGCTGTCGATGGTGGCGTTAAAACGCTTTTCCTCTTCAGTGATCACGCGCTTGATAAATGCGGCTTGTGTGACCAGTTCGGGGTAGGCGTTTTTATTCTCGGCAACAACGGTGTCGCAGATATCGGACAAAAACGGTTTGTTGATTCCGAGCAGACGTCCGTGTCGGGCGGCTCTGCGCAGCAGGCGGCGTAAAACGTATCCGCGGCCTTCATTGGACGGCAGCACGCCGTCGCAGATCAGGAAAGTGGTTGCGCGAATATGATCGGTGATCACGCGGATCGAGATATCTTTTTTGGCGTTGTCTTTATATTGAATACCGGCGATTCGGCAGACATGGTCGAGAATTTTTCGGACTGTGTCAACTTCGAATAGACTGTTAACGCCTTGAAAAATACAGGCGAGGCGTTCAAGACCCATGCCGGTGTCAATATTTTTATGTTCAAGTTCAGTGTAATTTCCGTTGCCGTCGGAGTCGAACTGGGTAAAGACGTTGTTCCAAACCTCCATATACCGGTCGCAGTCGCAGCCGGGTTTGCAGTCGGGACTGCCGCAGCCGTATTCGGGGCCACGGTCAAAATAAATTTCGGAGTCGGGGCCGCAGGGTCCGGTGCCGATCTCCCAGAAGTTGTCGTCCAGCCGTACGATGCGTTCG contains:
- a CDS encoding histidine triad nucleotide-binding protein; the protein is MMDCIFCKIIAGEIPSKKVYEDDTIFAFYDINPQAKIHVLVVPKQHICCANAINADNSGAVAAVFEAIPKIARQLGIDSYRVINNCGEKAGQSVLHLHFHLLYDEKLGAKIL
- the alaS gene encoding alanine--tRNA ligase, producing MKWLGLNELREIYLSFFESKGHLRMPSAPLLPSDDKSLLLINAGMAPFKKYFSGQAEPPRRRLTSCQKCVRVNDIENVGITARHGTYFEMLGNFSFGDYFKREALTWSWEFCTKVLEMPPERLWASIYTKDDEAFDIWTKEIGLPAERIVRLDDNFWEIGTGPCGPDSEIYFDRGPEYGCGSPDCKPGCDCDRYMEVWNNVFTQFDSDGNGNYTELEHKNIDTGMGLERLACIFQGVNSLFEVDTVRKILDHVCRIAGIQYKDNAKKDISIRVITDHIRATTFLICDGVLPSNEGRGYVLRRLLRRAARHGRLLGINKPFLSDICDTVVAENKNAYPELVTQAAFIKRVITEEEKRFNATIDSGSQMLDELLSDLEEAGKTVLDGVDAFKLYDTFGFPIDLTREIAEERNITIDMDGFKVLMEKQRETARSARTNSAILGWETNEAVAAQPATEFVGYTQTEFDCNILVLIGDGDSVSAAMEGEKCVVICDRSPFYGESGGQVGSKGIITQDGGIFEVTDTKKAPGGQLLHHGFVQSGMISAGKAHAQVEDKRILATMRNHTSAHLLQAALRKVLGDHVHQAGQLVDEHRMRFDFCHFSAVSTEELQKIETLVNDAIFAALPVTVTEMPIDKAREIGAMALFGEKYGSTVRVVAVKGFSTELCGGTHVDNTAKIGAFKIISESSVAAGVRRIEAVTGENLLDYFAEKQKLLDTVSEQLKLKDSAGIPDKIAHLLEENREQTQKFNKLRSSFAMIQIDAMVSGAVKINDISLITARLEDSDAPMLQEMIEKLTDRSGDGKLVAVLAGIAEGKCLFAVGCSKKAVESGLKAGNIARAVAQVTGGNGGGRPDFAMAGAKDMNLIDKALSEAKNIISAGK